The Coffea arabica cultivar ET-39 chromosome 1e, Coffea Arabica ET-39 HiFi, whole genome shotgun sequence genome has a window encoding:
- the LOC140016286 gene encoding uncharacterized protein, whose product MPPPKDGRGVGGGSLMDTSRGVTPRGAPGGRGQARDASQGGQIFALEHLVDPGATHSFVSPTFMFGIDVKAERLPYDPEMKSPTDNQSLLANEVYRNCDIWVGEQKLVVDLISLAIKEYDVILGMDWLAHYHARVDCRMKVVEFCIPVNTLGEKSKLEDTAVINEYPDMFPEELVSLPPEREIEFKIDLAPRTNPMSKNPYRMAPVELKELKFQLQDLLEPEFINESESPWGAPVLFVKKKDER is encoded by the exons ATGCCACCTCCTAAAGATGGTCGAGGAGTTGGAGGTGGAAGCCTTATGGATACATCTAGGGGAGTTACTCCGAGAGGAGCCCCAGGGGGAAGGGGACAAGCGAGAGATGCCTCGCAGGGAGGCCAGATATTCGCCCTCGAACATCTTGTGG accctggtgcAACCCATTCTTTTGTTAGCCCCACATTTATGTTTGGAATTGATGTGAAAGCCGAAAGGCTACCATATGACCCAGAAATGAAATCACCTACGGATAACCAATCTTTACTTGCCAACGAGGTGTATAGGAACTGTGACATTTGGGTTGGTGAGCAAAAATTAGTAGTTGACCTTATAAGTCTAGCCATTAAGGAGTACGACGTTATTTTAGgaatggattggctagctcatTATCATGCTCGGGTAGATTGTCGTATGAAGGTGGTTGAGTTTTGCATACCGG TTAACACCCTAGGAGAAAAGAGTAAGCTAGAAGATACAGCGGTGATAAATGAATATCCAGACATGTTCCCAGAGGAGTTGGTGTCTTTGCCACCTGAAAGAGAGATTGAGTTTAAGATTGATTTAGCACCTAGAACTAATCCCATGTCAAAAAACCCTTATCGAATGGCACCCGTGGAACTTAAGGAGTTAAAATTTCAATTGCAAGACTTGCTAGAACCGGAATTTATAAATGAGAGCGAGTCGCCATGGGGCGCTCCAGTACTATTTGTCAAAAAGAAGGACGAGCGTTGA
- the LOC140016291 gene encoding uncharacterized protein: MTNILARLVEQQGQAPVNQPRDPEMMQDRALERFQKFFPPKFLGGPDPEFEGPARAWWNVVRAKWERDGTAWTWLNFVREFNEKYLPPIVQEKREDDFINLRQGTLSVSEYETQFTKLSKFAPELIAMEQRRVRRFVQGLNVEIQEALVAAQINTFTEVLKKA; this comes from the exons atgaccaatattctTGCTCGACTGGTAGAGCagcagggtcaagcccctgttaATCAACCTAGAGACCCTGAAATGATGCAAGATAGGGCCCtagagagatttcaaaagtttttccctcctaaGTTCCTTGGAGGGCCAGACCCTGAA TTTGAGGGACCAGCtagagcctggtggaatgtggttAGGGCTAAGTGGGAGAGGGATGGAACGGCATGGACCTGGTTAAATTTTGTgcgtgagtttaatgagaaatatctCCCACCGATAGTCCAGGAGAAGAGGGAAGACGATTTCATTAACCTCCGTCAAGGAACCCTAAGTGtatctgagtatgagactcagttcacTAAATTATCGAAGTTTGCTCCCGAGTTGATAGCTATGGAGCAAAGGAGGGTAAGGAGATTTGTACAGGGACTCAATGTAGAAATACAGGAGGCCTTGGTTGCGGCCCAAATTAACACTTTTACGGAGGTTTTAAAGAAAGCCTAG